The following coding sequences lie in one Sesamum indicum cultivar Zhongzhi No. 13 linkage group LG9, S_indicum_v1.0, whole genome shotgun sequence genomic window:
- the LOC105170938 gene encoding stomatal closure-related actin-binding protein 1 isoform X1 → MENYNMTRLGRGFSYTMQNDAVSPVSADVVFASTRFPKYKIGANNQIVEVKEDQKMLSHKEMVARETALLLEQQQRLSVRDLASKFEKGSAAAAKLSDEARLKEAASLEKHVLLKKLRDALEALRGRVGGKNKDDVEEAIAMIEALAVQLTQREGELIQEKAEVKKLATFLKQASEDAKKLVDEERAFARAEIENARAAVQRVEEALQEHERISRASGKQDLDELMKEVQEARRIKMLHQPSRVMDMENELQALRIQLAEKSKCSLQLQKELEMSKKGDKNKPHLYEIDGMEALGSYLRIYPCSDSAPDLSECTIQWYRSTAEGGKRELISGATKSEYAPEPFDVGRILQADISTSDHTTTIMTSAPIDPAAGLGNYVEALVRRHDTEFTVVVIQMNGVDQPSQSIHVLHIGKMRIKLRKGQTTMAKEYYSNSMQLCGIRGGGNAAAQSVYWQAKMGLSFILAFESERERNAAIMLARRFAFDCNIMLAGPDDRSAAGT, encoded by the exons ATG gaaaattacAATATGACGAGATTAGGCCGTGGTTTTAGTTATACAATGCAAAATGATGCAGTCTCACCAGTGTCCGCCGATGTAGTCTTTGCATCTACTCGTTTCCCGAAATATAAGATTGGAGCAAACAATCAGATCGTGGAGGTCAAAGAGGACCAGAAAATGTTGTCTCATAAAGAAATGGTTGCACGCGAAACTGCCTTGCTGCTGGAGCAACAGCAACGTCTTTCAGTACGTGATCTTGCAAGCAAATTTGAGAAGGGATCGGCTGCCGCAGCAAAGCTATCTGATGAG GCAAGACTCAAAGAGGCAGCTTCTTTGGAAAAACATGTGCTTCTGAAGAAACTGAGAGATGCGCTCGAAGCTCTAAGAGGGCGTGTAGGCGGAAAGAACAAAGATGATGTGGAGGAAGCTATAGCTATG ATTGAAGCTTTAGCAGTTCAGTTAACTCAGAGGGAAGGAGAGCTAATTCAAGAGAAGGCTGAAGTGAAAAAGCTTGCGACGTTCCTAAAGCAG GCATCAGAAGATGCTAAAAAACTTGTGGATGAAGAAAGAGCATTTGCACGGGCTGAAATTGAGAATGCGAGAGCAGCAGTACAAAGAGTGGAAGAGGCTCTTCAGGAACATGAACGAATCTCTAGAGCTTCAGGAAAGCAG GACTTGGATGAGTTGATGAAGGAGGTTCAAGAGGCTAGACGAATCAAAATGCTGCATCAGCCTAGTAGG GTTATGGACATGGAAAATGAGCTTCAGGCATTAAGGATTCAACTTGCAGAAAAGTCGAAGTGTTCCCTACAGCTCCAGAAAGAG CTGGAAATGAGCAAGAAGGGTGATAAAAACAAACCCCATTTGTATGAAATAGACGGTATGGAGGCATTGGGTTCGTATCTACGGATATATCCATGTTCCGATAGTGCTCCTGATCTTTCAGAATGCACTATTCAGTGGTATCGCTCAACTGCTGAGGGCGGCAAGAGAGAGCTCATATCAG GGGCCACCAAGTCCGAATATGCGCCAGAGCCCTTTGATGTTGGCAGAATACTGCAAGCTGATATCTCGACTAGTGATCACACAACAACCATAATGACCTCTGCTCCTATTGATCCAG CTGCTGGATTGGGGAACTATGTAGAAGCATTGGTGCGAAGGCACGACACTGAATTCACA GTGGTTGTTATCCAGATGAATGGAGTAGATCAACCGTCACAGTCTATTCATGTACTCCATATaggaaaaatgagaataaaacTTCGGAAGGGACAAACGACAATGGCAAAGGAATATTATTCCAATTCCATGCAG CTTTGTGGAATTAGAGGTGGTGGGAACGCTGCTGCACAGTCGGTATACTGGCAGGCGAAGATGGGGCTGTCGTTTATATTAGCATTTGAATCGGAGCGAGAAAGGAACGCAGCTATCATGCTGGCAAGAAGATTTGCATTTGACTGCAAC ATTATGCTTGCTGGTCCAGATGACAGATCTGCAGCAGGAACTTGA
- the LOC105170938 gene encoding stomatal closure-related actin-binding protein 1 isoform X2: MTRLGRGFSYTMQNDAVSPVSADVVFASTRFPKYKIGANNQIVEVKEDQKMLSHKEMVARETALLLEQQQRLSVRDLASKFEKGSAAAAKLSDEARLKEAASLEKHVLLKKLRDALEALRGRVGGKNKDDVEEAIAMIEALAVQLTQREGELIQEKAEVKKLATFLKQASEDAKKLVDEERAFARAEIENARAAVQRVEEALQEHERISRASGKQDLDELMKEVQEARRIKMLHQPSRVMDMENELQALRIQLAEKSKCSLQLQKELEMSKKGDKNKPHLYEIDGMEALGSYLRIYPCSDSAPDLSECTIQWYRSTAEGGKRELISGATKSEYAPEPFDVGRILQADISTSDHTTTIMTSAPIDPAAGLGNYVEALVRRHDTEFTVVVIQMNGVDQPSQSIHVLHIGKMRIKLRKGQTTMAKEYYSNSMQLCGIRGGGNAAAQSVYWQAKMGLSFILAFESERERNAAIMLARRFAFDCNIMLAGPDDRSAAGT, from the exons ATGACGAGATTAGGCCGTGGTTTTAGTTATACAATGCAAAATGATGCAGTCTCACCAGTGTCCGCCGATGTAGTCTTTGCATCTACTCGTTTCCCGAAATATAAGATTGGAGCAAACAATCAGATCGTGGAGGTCAAAGAGGACCAGAAAATGTTGTCTCATAAAGAAATGGTTGCACGCGAAACTGCCTTGCTGCTGGAGCAACAGCAACGTCTTTCAGTACGTGATCTTGCAAGCAAATTTGAGAAGGGATCGGCTGCCGCAGCAAAGCTATCTGATGAG GCAAGACTCAAAGAGGCAGCTTCTTTGGAAAAACATGTGCTTCTGAAGAAACTGAGAGATGCGCTCGAAGCTCTAAGAGGGCGTGTAGGCGGAAAGAACAAAGATGATGTGGAGGAAGCTATAGCTATG ATTGAAGCTTTAGCAGTTCAGTTAACTCAGAGGGAAGGAGAGCTAATTCAAGAGAAGGCTGAAGTGAAAAAGCTTGCGACGTTCCTAAAGCAG GCATCAGAAGATGCTAAAAAACTTGTGGATGAAGAAAGAGCATTTGCACGGGCTGAAATTGAGAATGCGAGAGCAGCAGTACAAAGAGTGGAAGAGGCTCTTCAGGAACATGAACGAATCTCTAGAGCTTCAGGAAAGCAG GACTTGGATGAGTTGATGAAGGAGGTTCAAGAGGCTAGACGAATCAAAATGCTGCATCAGCCTAGTAGG GTTATGGACATGGAAAATGAGCTTCAGGCATTAAGGATTCAACTTGCAGAAAAGTCGAAGTGTTCCCTACAGCTCCAGAAAGAG CTGGAAATGAGCAAGAAGGGTGATAAAAACAAACCCCATTTGTATGAAATAGACGGTATGGAGGCATTGGGTTCGTATCTACGGATATATCCATGTTCCGATAGTGCTCCTGATCTTTCAGAATGCACTATTCAGTGGTATCGCTCAACTGCTGAGGGCGGCAAGAGAGAGCTCATATCAG GGGCCACCAAGTCCGAATATGCGCCAGAGCCCTTTGATGTTGGCAGAATACTGCAAGCTGATATCTCGACTAGTGATCACACAACAACCATAATGACCTCTGCTCCTATTGATCCAG CTGCTGGATTGGGGAACTATGTAGAAGCATTGGTGCGAAGGCACGACACTGAATTCACA GTGGTTGTTATCCAGATGAATGGAGTAGATCAACCGTCACAGTCTATTCATGTACTCCATATaggaaaaatgagaataaaacTTCGGAAGGGACAAACGACAATGGCAAAGGAATATTATTCCAATTCCATGCAG CTTTGTGGAATTAGAGGTGGTGGGAACGCTGCTGCACAGTCGGTATACTGGCAGGCGAAGATGGGGCTGTCGTTTATATTAGCATTTGAATCGGAGCGAGAAAGGAACGCAGCTATCATGCTGGCAAGAAGATTTGCATTTGACTGCAAC ATTATGCTTGCTGGTCCAGATGACAGATCTGCAGCAGGAACTTGA
- the LOC105170940 gene encoding probable serine/threonine-protein kinase PBL3 → MGICLGSPAKSDHPVSGQGFGTKVAPGNVKHGSNPPNLQTNSVASSDALVGFPGDLSVSSNLKSFTFNDLRNATKNFSPDSLIGEGGFGYVFKGWINENTLASSKPGTGTVVAVKRLKTQSFQGHREWLTEVKYLGQLRHENLVKLIGYCSEAKNRLLVYEFMPKGSLENHLFKKGVQPMAWSTRMQIAVDIARGLSFLHSLNANIIYRDLKASNILIDSKFHAKLSDFGLARKGPSGDGTHVSTRVVGTMGYAAPEYVASGHLTPKSDVYSFGVVLLELLSGRRAMGDETLGGAEGKLVDWAKQFLGDARQFSRIMDTRLRGEYSKKDAQAASSLALRCLYNDAKNRPSMVEVLAELEQMQALQSSPQARLEHRVKTLSSHKPHSPA, encoded by the exons ATGGGTATTTGCTTGGGAAGCCCTGCTAAGAGTGATCATCCTGTTTCTGGGCAGGGATTTG GAACAAAAGTAGCGCCTGGCAACGTGAAACACGGTTCGAATCCTCCGAACCTGCAGACAAATTCGGTCGCCTCATCTGATGCTCTTGTAGGATTTCCTGGTGATCTATCTGTCTCGAGCAACCTCAAATCATTTACTTTCAACGATCTCAGAAATGCCACTAAGAACTTCTCTCCCGACAGTCTTATTGGCGAGGGAGGATTTGGTTATGTCTTTAAGGGATGGATTAATGAGAATACTTTGGCTTCCAGCAAACCAGGAACTGGGACAGTTGTGGCTGTGAAAAGACTTAAGACGCAAAGCTTTCAAGGTCACCGGGAATGGCTT ACTGAGGTTAAATACTTAGGTCAGCTTCGgcatgaaaatttggtgaaGCTAATTGGATATTGCTCAGAAGCTAAAAACAGACTGCTAGTCTATGAATTTATGCCTAAAGGCAGCTTGGAGAATCATCTTTTTAAAA AAGGAGTACAACCAATGGCCTGGTCCACTAGAATGCAAATTGCAGTTGATATTGCACGAGGATTGTCCTTCCTACATAGTCTAAATGCCAATATAATCTACCGTGACTTAAAGGCTTCCAACATTCTTATTGATTCG AAATTTCATGCAAAGCTTTCAGATTTTGGCCTTGCAAGAAAGGGTCCAAGTGGTGATGGAACTCACGTTTCGACTAGAGTTGTGGGTACAATGGGTTATGCTGCCCCCGAATATGTGGCCTCAG GTCACTTGACTCCAAAGAGCGATGTGTACAGCTTCGGAGTTGTTCTACTAGAACTCCTCTCAGGAAGACGAGCAATGGGCGATGAGACTCTTGGAGGAGCCGAAGGGAAGTTAGTGGATTGGGCAAAGCAATTTCTAGGAGACGCCAGgcaattttcaagaatcatgGACACAAGGTTAAGGGGCGAGTACTCCAAAAAGGATGCCCAGGCTGCATCTTCCCTTGCTTTGCGGTGCCTCTATAATGATGCTAAGAACCGGCCATCAATGGTGGAGGTTCTAGCCGAGCTAGAACAAATGCAGGCTCTTCAAAGTTCACCTCAAGCCAGGCTAGAACATCGTGTTAAAACATTGAGCTCCCACAAGCCACACTCTCCTGCATAA
- the LOC105170941 gene encoding CBL-interacting serine/threonine-protein kinase 3-like encodes MNQPKIKRRIGKYEIGRTIGEGTFAKVKFARNSETGQPVAIKILDKDKVLKHKMAEQIKREIATLKLIKHPNVVRLYEVMASKTKIFIVLEYVTGGELFDKIVNNGRMREDEARKYFQQLINAVDYCHSRGVFHRDLKPENLLLDAAGNLKVSDFGLSALSQQVRDDGLLHTACGTPNYVAPEVLNDRGYDGATADLWSCGVILFVLLAGYLPFDDSNVMNLYRKISSAEFTCPPWLSFGAMKLIARILDPNPVKRITVPEILEDEWFKKDYKPPVFDEKEDINLDDVEAVFKDSEEYHVMERKEEQPTAMNAFELISMSKGLNLGNLFDGEQGYKKETRFTSKCPANEIVKKIEQAAKPLGFDVHKKNYKMRLENIKAGRKGNLKVATEVFQVGPSLHMVEVRKAKGDTLEFHKFYKNLSTCLEDVVWKTEEDMQEVK; translated from the exons ATGAATCAACCCAAAATTAAGCGTAGAATCGGGAAGTATGAGATTGGGAGGACAATTGGCGAAGGCACATTTGCGAAAGTGAAATTCGCTAGAAATTCTGAGACGGGACAACCTGTGGCTATAAAGATTCTAGACAAGGATAAGGTTCTTAAACACAAAATGGCTGAACAG ATTAAGAGGGAGATAGCAACACTGAAGTTGATAAAACATCCCAATGTTGTTCGATTGTATGAG GTGATGGCAAGCAAGACCAAgatatttattgttttggaATATGTCACTGGGGGAGAGCTCTTTGACAAAATT GTAAATAATGGACGGATGCGAGAAGATgaagcaagaaaatattttcagcaACTCATTAATGCTGTTGATTATTGCCATAGCAGGGGAGTTTTCCACCGAGATCTAAAG CCAGAGAACTTACTGTTGGATGCTGCTGGAAACCTCAAAGTTTCTGATTTTGGATTGAGTGCTCTGTCCCAGCAAGTCAGG GATGATGGCTTGCTGCATACTGCCTGTGGGACTCCAAATTATGTGGCTCCTGAG GTCCTCAATGATCGAGGCTATGATGGAGCGACTGCAGACTTGTGGTCGTGTGGAGTCATACTCTTTGTGTTGCTTGCAGGTTACTTGCCTTTCGATGATTCTAATGTTATGAACCTTTATAGAAAA ATATCTTCTGCTGAATTCACTTGCCCTCCTTGGCTTTCTTTTGGTGCCATGAAGTTGATTGCTCGAATCCTGGATCCAAATCCAGTGAAA CGTATCACGGTCCCCGAAATTTTGGAGGATGAGTGGTTTAAAAAAGATTACAAGCCACCAGTATTTGATGAGAAAGAAGATATAAATTTGGATGACGTGGAAGCTGTGTTTAAGGACTCTGAG GAATATCACGTGATGGAGAGAAAGGAGGAGCAGCCCACTGCAATGAATGCATTTGAATTAATCTCTATGTCAAAAGGTCTCAATCTTGGGAATCTATTTGATGGGGAACAG GGATACAAGAAGGAAACAAGGTTCACATCAAAATGCCCAGCCAATGAGATTGTTAAAAAGATCGAGCAAGCTGCAAAACCTCTTGGTTTTGATGTTCACAAGAAGAATTACAAG ATGAGgcttgaaaatataaaagcaGGAAGAAAAGGCAATCTTAAAGTCGCCACTGAG GTTTTCCAGGTTGGCCCTTCATTGCATATGGTTGAGGTTAGGAAAGCTAAGGGAGATACTCTGGAGTTCCACAAG TTCTATAAGAACCTGTCAACCTGCCTTGAGGATGTAGTTTGGAAAACCGAAGAGGACATGCAAGAAGTGAAGTAG